From a single Candidatus Binataceae bacterium genomic region:
- a CDS encoding tyrosine-type recombinase/integrase, with amino-acid sequence MQAEIESFAAALGKAARAAVNTVSSYRRDLCDFRRFLLERGAALDSGGAEVDPDAITTDHIRGYLSEAMKTLGRATVQRRLFAIKAFFRWRETMAGAASPARSLRSPRTQRRLPAILPEDDVRRLIEADAEESSPAALRDRAILETLYSSGLRVSELVGLNWRDIDDDVGMVLVRSGKGNKDRMVPIGEPALDALKAWRRAMPVAWELDGPVITNLRGGRLTTRAVENILAQRIVAAGLGASITPHGLRHCFATHMLNSGADLRSIQEMLGHASLATTQRYTHVSVNRLREVYRRAHPRA; translated from the coding sequence ATGCAGGCAGAAATAGAGTCATTCGCGGCGGCGCTGGGCAAAGCCGCGCGCGCGGCCGTCAACACGGTCTCGAGCTACCGCCGGGACTTGTGCGACTTCCGTCGATTTCTGCTCGAACGCGGGGCCGCGCTCGATTCTGGCGGCGCGGAAGTCGACCCCGACGCGATCACCACCGATCATATTCGCGGCTATCTTTCCGAAGCGATGAAGACGCTCGGCCGCGCCACCGTCCAGCGCCGCCTCTTCGCGATCAAGGCGTTCTTCCGCTGGCGCGAAACGATGGCCGGGGCGGCGAGTCCCGCGCGCTCGCTCCGCTCGCCGCGCACTCAGCGCCGGCTGCCGGCGATCCTGCCCGAAGACGACGTCCGCCGGCTCATCGAAGCCGACGCCGAGGAATCGTCGCCGGCGGCGCTCCGTGACCGCGCGATCCTGGAGACGCTCTACTCCTCGGGCCTGCGCGTGAGCGAACTGGTCGGCCTCAACTGGCGCGATATCGACGACGACGTCGGGATGGTGCTGGTGCGCTCGGGCAAGGGCAACAAGGATCGGATGGTGCCGATCGGCGAGCCCGCGCTTGACGCGCTCAAGGCGTGGCGGCGCGCGATGCCGGTGGCGTGGGAACTCGACGGGCCCGTGATCACCAATTTGCGCGGCGGGCGGCTGACGACGCGCGCGGTCGAAAACATCCTCGCGCAGCGCATCGTGGCGGCGGGCCTTGGCGCGTCAATCACGCCGCACGGATTGCGTCATTGCTTCGCCACCCACATGCTTAATTCGGGCGCCGACCTGCGCTCGATCCAGGAGATGCTCGGCCACGCGAGCCTCGCCACCACGCAGCGCTACACCCACGTCAGCGTCAATCGTTTGCGAGAGGTTTACCGCCGTGCCCATCCGCGCGCCTGA
- the hslU gene encoding ATP-dependent protease ATPase subunit HslU, with protein MASSHVMTPREIVSELDRYIVGQHDAKRAVAIALRNRWRRQNVAPELRDEIAPKNILMIGPTGVGKTEIARRLARLAQAPFVKVEASRYTEVGYVGRDVESMIRDLAEIAVKMVREEERARVAIQARDAAEERLLDILYPPPAKVRRAVGIAPDAGDAAGDSHADTREKLRKLLRQGNLDDREVEVETSAQASPMVEVLAPQGMEEMGTNMRELLGQFMPKKSKRQKVKVPQALELLTQEEAARLVDMEKVAQEAINRAEQSGIVFIDEIDKIAGREAHGPDVSREGVQRDLLPIVEGSTVNTKYGAIRTDHVLFVASGAFHTSKPSDLIPEFQGRFPIRVELRALTRDDFIRILTEPENALTRQYVALMATENVHLTFTADAVAALAEIAAEVNSRSENIGARRLHTVLERLLEELSFSAPELNERTVTVDSDYVHRRLDPIVKNEDLSRYIL; from the coding sequence ATGGCAAGTTCGCACGTGATGACGCCGCGGGAAATCGTCTCCGAGCTCGACCGCTATATCGTCGGCCAGCACGACGCCAAGCGCGCCGTCGCGATCGCCCTGCGCAACCGCTGGCGGCGACAAAATGTTGCGCCCGAGCTGCGCGACGAAATCGCGCCCAAGAATATCCTGATGATCGGCCCAACCGGCGTCGGCAAGACCGAGATCGCGCGCCGCCTCGCGCGTCTCGCGCAAGCCCCGTTCGTCAAGGTCGAGGCCTCGCGCTACACCGAGGTCGGCTACGTCGGGCGTGACGTCGAATCGATGATCCGTGACCTCGCCGAAATCGCGGTCAAGATGGTCCGCGAGGAGGAGCGCGCGAGGGTCGCGATCCAGGCCCGCGACGCCGCCGAGGAGCGCCTGCTCGACATCCTTTATCCGCCGCCCGCCAAGGTTCGCCGCGCGGTCGGGATCGCACCCGACGCCGGCGACGCCGCCGGCGATTCGCACGCCGATACACGCGAGAAACTCCGCAAACTCCTGCGCCAGGGCAATCTCGACGATCGCGAGGTCGAGGTCGAAACCAGCGCGCAGGCCTCGCCGATGGTCGAAGTGCTCGCACCGCAGGGGATGGAGGAGATGGGCACGAACATGCGCGAGCTGCTGGGCCAGTTCATGCCCAAGAAGTCCAAGCGGCAGAAGGTCAAGGTGCCGCAGGCGCTCGAGCTGCTGACCCAGGAGGAGGCCGCGCGCCTGGTTGACATGGAGAAGGTCGCGCAGGAAGCGATCAACCGCGCCGAGCAGTCGGGGATCGTCTTTATCGACGAGATCGACAAGATTGCCGGCCGCGAGGCCCACGGCCCCGACGTCTCGCGCGAAGGAGTGCAGCGCGACCTCCTGCCGATCGTCGAGGGCTCGACCGTCAATACCAAGTACGGCGCGATTCGCACCGACCACGTCCTGTTCGTCGCCTCGGGCGCCTTCCATACCTCCAAGCCCTCCGACCTGATTCCCGAGTTCCAGGGCCGGTTTCCGATTCGGGTCGAGCTGCGCGCGCTCACCCGCGACGACTTCATCCGCATCCTGACCGAGCCCGAGAACGCGCTGACCCGCCAGTACGTGGCCTTGATGGCGACCGAGAACGTGCATCTGACCTTCACCGCCGACGCGGTGGCGGCGCTGGCCGAGATCGCGGCCGAGGTCAACTCGCGCTCGGAGAATATCGGCGCGCGCCGCCTCCATACCGTGCTCGAACGCCTGCTCGAGGAGTTGTCGTTCAGTGCGCCCGAGCTGAACGAGCGCACGGTCACGGTTGACAGCGACTACGTTCATCGGCGGCTCGACCCGATCGTCAAAAACGAGGACCTGTCGCGCTACATTTTGTAG
- a CDS encoding argininosuccinate synthase translates to MATAEIKKLVLAYSGGLDTSVILRWVRDFYGCEVVAYCADVGQAEETTGLEQKALATGASKLYLEDLREEFARDFVFPMMRANAVYESYYLLGTSIARPVIAKRQVEIARTEGADAVGHGATGKGNDQVRFEFTFARLAPDLKVVAPWRHPQWPFRGRADMLAYAAEKKIPVPVTAENPYSMDRNLVHISYEGGILEDPWREPYDDMFRLTVAPQSAPDAPEYVEIEYAGGDPVAINAKRLSPAALIEQANAIAGKHGIGRVDLVENRYVGIKSRGVYESPGTTILLHAHRAVEQLALDRETLHLRDSLVPRYAEMVYNGQWFAPEREAMQALVDRAQQSVTGVARLKLFKGSVSIAGRKSPNSLYDPTLASFDEAGGYRQADADGFIRLNSMRLRALARLGRRKAEGSQ, encoded by the coding sequence GTGGCTACCGCGGAAATAAAAAAACTGGTGCTCGCCTATTCGGGCGGCCTCGACACCTCGGTCATCCTGCGCTGGGTACGCGATTTCTACGGCTGCGAGGTTGTCGCCTACTGCGCCGACGTCGGCCAGGCCGAGGAGACCACCGGCCTGGAGCAGAAAGCGCTCGCGACCGGCGCGAGCAAGCTCTACCTCGAGGACCTGCGCGAAGAGTTCGCCCGCGACTTCGTCTTTCCGATGATGCGCGCCAATGCAGTCTACGAAAGCTACTACTTGCTCGGCACGTCGATCGCGCGTCCGGTGATCGCCAAGCGCCAGGTCGAAATCGCGCGCACCGAGGGGGCCGACGCCGTCGGCCACGGCGCCACCGGCAAAGGCAACGACCAGGTGCGCTTCGAGTTCACCTTCGCGCGCCTCGCGCCCGACCTGAAAGTGGTCGCGCCGTGGCGCCATCCGCAATGGCCGTTTCGCGGCCGCGCCGACATGCTCGCCTACGCCGCCGAGAAAAAAATTCCCGTTCCGGTCACCGCCGAGAACCCCTACTCGATGGACCGCAACCTCGTGCACATCAGCTACGAGGGCGGCATCCTCGAAGACCCATGGCGTGAACCCTACGACGACATGTTCCGGCTCACCGTCGCGCCGCAGAGTGCGCCCGACGCGCCCGAGTACGTCGAGATCGAATATGCGGGCGGCGACCCTGTCGCGATAAACGCCAAGCGGCTTTCGCCGGCCGCGCTGATCGAGCAGGCCAACGCGATCGCGGGAAAACACGGGATCGGCCGCGTTGACCTGGTCGAAAACCGTTACGTCGGCATTAAATCGCGCGGGGTTTACGAAAGCCCGGGCACCACGATACTGCTCCACGCCCATCGCGCGGTCGAACAACTCGCGCTCGACCGCGAGACCCTCCATCTGCGCGACTCGCTGGTGCCGCGCTACGCCGAGATGGTGTACAACGGCCAGTGGTTCGCGCCCGAACGCGAGGCGATGCAGGCGCTGGTCGATCGCGCGCAGCAGAGCGTGACCGGCGTCGCCCGGCTAAAGCTGTTCAAGGGCAGTGTCTCGATCGCCGGGCGCAAGTCGCCCAACTCTCTGTATGACCCGACGCTAGCGAGTTTCGACGAGGCCGGCGGCTACCGGCAGGCCGACGCCGACGGTTTTATCCGGCTCAACTCGATGCGCCTGCGCGCACTGGCGCGCCTGGGCCGCCGCAAAGCCGAGGGCAGCCAGTAA
- a CDS encoding acetylornithine transaminase, whose protein sequence is MNNAEIVDLAHQNLMNTYGCVPLAFVRGTGAYLYDADGNRYLDFFCGLAVTSLGHSHPRVVRAIKEQAEKLTHVSNVFHTEPMARLAARLCGHFGDGRVFFCNSGAEANEAALKLARRWGHDRGAGRFEVVSTLGSFHGRTFGTLSATGQEKYHIGFQPLLPGFRLVPYDDVDALDKAIRDETVAILLEPIQGEGGVVTPRPDYLKRVRDLCDRRKILLILDEVQTGIGRTGKLFAWQHAGVKPDIMTLAKALGGGLPIGAMIAKSLVAQSLTPGSHGSTFGGNPVSCAAAGAVLDTLEQDGALENAAGVGSYMLERLRAFAKGCPRVAEVRGLGMMIGIVLRGEAKSAAEACIRERLLVNATAENVLRLLPPLMLTRDEADAGLKIIERALSAAAPGAAQ, encoded by the coding sequence ATGAACAACGCTGAAATCGTCGACCTCGCCCATCAGAATCTCATGAACACTTACGGGTGCGTGCCGCTCGCTTTCGTGCGCGGCACCGGCGCCTATCTCTACGACGCCGACGGCAACCGCTACCTCGATTTTTTCTGCGGTCTCGCCGTAACTTCGCTCGGCCACTCGCATCCGCGTGTCGTGCGCGCGATCAAAGAACAGGCCGAAAAGCTGACCCACGTCTCCAACGTGTTCCACACCGAACCGATGGCGCGGCTGGCGGCGCGGCTGTGCGGCCATTTCGGCGACGGGCGGGTGTTCTTTTGCAATTCGGGCGCGGAGGCGAACGAAGCCGCGCTCAAGCTCGCGCGCCGCTGGGGTCACGATCGCGGCGCCGGCCGCTTCGAGGTGGTTTCCACGCTCGGCTCGTTTCACGGCCGCACCTTCGGCACGCTCAGCGCAACCGGCCAGGAGAAATACCATATCGGCTTCCAGCCGCTGCTGCCGGGCTTCCGCCTCGTCCCCTACGATGACGTGGACGCTCTGGACAAGGCCATCCGCGACGAAACGGTCGCGATCCTGCTCGAGCCGATCCAGGGCGAGGGCGGCGTGGTCACGCCGCGCCCCGACTATCTGAAGCGCGTGCGCGACCTCTGCGACCGGCGCAAAATTCTCTTGATCCTCGACGAGGTGCAGACCGGGATCGGACGCACAGGCAAGCTCTTTGCCTGGCAGCATGCCGGGGTAAAGCCGGACATCATGACGCTGGCCAAGGCGCTCGGCGGTGGGTTGCCGATCGGCGCGATGATCGCAAAAAGCCTGGTCGCGCAGAGCCTCACCCCCGGCAGTCACGGCTCGACCTTCGGCGGCAATCCGGTCTCCTGCGCCGCGGCGGGCGCCGTGCTGGACACGCTCGAGCAGGACGGCGCGCTCGAGAACGCGGCCGGCGTCGGCAGCTACATGCTCGAACGCCTGCGCGCGTTCGCCAAAGGCTGCCCGCGAGTGGCCGAAGTGCGCGGGCTCGGCATGATGATCGGTATCGTGCTTCGCGGCGAGGCCAAGAGCGCGGCCGAGGCGTGCATACGCGAGCGGCTGCTGGTCAACGCCACGGCGGAGAACGTGCTGCGGCTTTTGCCGCCGCTCATGCTTACGCGCGACGAGGCCGACGCCGGGCTCAAGATAATCGAGCGCGCGCTCTCGGCCGCGGCGCCTGGGGCCGCGCAATGA
- the argF gene encoding ornithine carbamoyltransferase has product MARASRQSARSPVAPRNRSPQRTKRDLLDLASLSPDELARVLALAGRLKAELRAGLEHPYLRGRTLAMIFQKPSLRTRITFETGMAQLGGHAIYLAPQDIGIGERESVKDVARNLSRWVDLIMIRTFAHEICVELALEATVPVINGLTDLLHPCQLLADLLTLRERFGDLGKLAVAYIGDGFNLAQSWIEAAALAGFELRLGCPRGYEPQREFVERMLRGKFGILTHDPVEAVRGADVVYTDTWTSMGQEKEAAQRRRDFKAFQVNRDLMAHARRGAFVMHCLPAHRGEEITDDVLDGPRSLVLDQAENRLHAQKAVMVWLLRPAIIGAVAVPGAT; this is encoded by the coding sequence GTGGCCAGGGCATCGCGCCAGTCCGCGCGCTCCCCCGTCGCGCCGCGCAATCGGAGCCCGCAGCGCACCAAGCGCGACCTGCTTGACCTCGCCTCGCTTAGCCCCGACGAACTGGCGCGGGTGCTGGCGCTGGCGGGGCGGCTCAAGGCCGAACTCCGCGCGGGCCTCGAGCATCCTTATCTCCGCGGCCGCACGCTCGCGATGATCTTCCAGAAGCCCTCGCTGCGCACGCGGATCACCTTCGAGACCGGGATGGCGCAGCTCGGCGGCCACGCTATCTATCTTGCCCCGCAGGACATCGGGATCGGCGAGCGCGAGTCGGTCAAGGACGTGGCGCGCAATCTGTCGCGCTGGGTCGATCTCATCATGATTCGTACCTTCGCCCACGAGATATGCGTCGAGCTCGCTCTGGAAGCCACCGTGCCGGTGATCAACGGGCTCACCGACCTGCTCCATCCCTGCCAGCTGCTGGCCGATCTGCTGACCCTGCGCGAACGCTTCGGCGATCTGGGCAAGCTTGCCGTCGCCTACATCGGCGACGGCTTCAATCTCGCGCAGAGCTGGATCGAGGCGGCTGCGCTCGCCGGCTTCGAGCTGCGCCTGGGATGCCCGCGCGGCTATGAACCGCAGCGCGAATTCGTCGAGCGGATGCTCCGCGGCAAGTTCGGCATCCTTACACACGATCCGGTCGAGGCGGTCCGCGGCGCCGACGTCGTCTATACCGACACTTGGACGTCGATGGGCCAGGAGAAAGAGGCGGCGCAGCGCCGGCGCGATTTCAAGGCCTTCCAGGTCAATCGCGATCTCATGGCGCACGCGCGCCGCGGCGCGTTCGTGATGCATTGTCTGCCGGCCCATCGCGGCGAGGAGATCACCGACGACGTGCTCGACGGTCCGCGCTCGCTCGTGCTCGACCAGGCCGAAAACCGCCTGCACGCGCAAAAGGCCGTGATGGTCTGGCTGCTGCGGCCTGCGATAATCGGCGCCGTCGCCGTCCCCGGCGCTACTTAA
- the argB gene encoding acetylglutamate kinase has protein sequence MQDPITSASVLVEALPYIQRFRGKTLVIKYGGHAMEAADLRESFAQDVVLLKAVGINPIVVHGGGPQINHLIERLGLTSKFVRGMRVTDEPTMEAVEMVLQRLNKEIVALISRHGCRAVGLSGKDGDLIVARRLEMTVADETGAPAKVDIGLVGEVAEVNPQVLRTLETAGFVPVIAPVGHGRDGLTYNINADVAAGDLAAALGAEKLILLTDVEGVKGKDGKLIPTLTVSEAKKLIAAGAISDGMIPKVECCVAALKGGVGKTHVLDGRTRHAILLEIFTEAGVGTEVVADR, from the coding sequence GTGCAGGATCCAATCACAAGTGCGTCGGTACTGGTCGAGGCGCTGCCCTACATCCAGCGCTTTCGCGGCAAGACCCTGGTAATCAAATACGGCGGCCACGCGATGGAAGCGGCCGATCTGCGTGAGAGCTTCGCCCAGGACGTCGTGCTGCTGAAGGCGGTCGGTATTAATCCCATCGTGGTCCACGGCGGCGGCCCGCAAATCAACCATCTCATCGAACGCCTCGGGCTCACCTCGAAATTCGTGCGCGGGATGCGGGTGACCGATGAGCCGACGATGGAAGCGGTCGAGATGGTGCTGCAGCGGCTCAACAAGGAGATCGTCGCTCTCATCTCGCGCCACGGCTGCCGCGCGGTCGGGCTTTCGGGCAAGGACGGCGACCTGATCGTCGCGCGCCGGCTCGAGATGACCGTCGCCGATGAAACCGGCGCGCCGGCCAAGGTCGATATCGGCCTGGTGGGCGAAGTCGCGGAAGTCAATCCGCAGGTGCTGCGTACACTCGAGACCGCCGGCTTCGTCCCGGTGATCGCGCCGGTCGGCCACGGCCGCGACGGCCTGACCTACAACATCAACGCCGACGTAGCCGCCGGCGACCTCGCGGCCGCGCTCGGCGCGGAAAAGCTCATCCTGCTGACCGACGTCGAGGGCGTGAAGGGCAAGGACGGCAAACTCATCCCGACGCTTACGGTTTCCGAGGCCAAGAAACTGATCGCGGCGGGCGCGATAAGCGACGGCATGATCCCCAAGGTTGAATGCTGCGTCGCGGCGCTTAAGGGCGGCGTCGGCAAGACCCACGTGCTCGACGGGCGCACGCGCCATGCGATCCTGCTCGAGATTTTCACCGAGGCGGGGGTCGGTACCGAGGTCGTGGCGGACAGGTAA
- the argH gene encoding argininosuccinate lyase, with amino-acid sequence MKKTSRPKPIAARLSNRATAGVAAKTPRGSGGLIRGRFARARLPEVEAFTASLPFDRRLYRHDVRGSIAHARMLARTGLLRRAEAAKIVAGLRAIEREIDSGRFHFALADEDIHLAIERRLTERIGAPARKLHTARSRNDQVALDLRLYLRDELAEMIELVGGLRRTLIALARRHLGTVMPGYTHLQRAQPVTLAHHLAAYVEMLGRDRERFAQALERTAVMPLGAGALAGTTLPIDRHLAARELGFERISENSLDAVSDRDFVVDFLAAAALAAVHLSRMAEEIILWSSAEFGFVALPDEFSTGSSMMPHKKNPDLLELIRAKSGRVIGDLMAMLTVLKGLPLAYNSDLQEDKERVFDALDTLKPALRLLALLWPRLRFDAAAMHAAAGGFALATDLAEYLVRRGVAFRRAHEIVGALVREASAAGHTLEEYTLADLRRHASAFGADALRGLSAAGSVNARNLPGGPAAAAMRRYLRRVED; translated from the coding sequence GTGAAAAAAACCAGCCGACCAAAGCCTATCGCCGCCAGGCTATCCAATAGGGCTACCGCCGGCGTCGCCGCCAAAACGCCGCGGGGCTCCGGCGGGCTGATTCGCGGCCGGTTCGCGCGCGCGCGCCTGCCTGAGGTCGAAGCCTTCACCGCCTCGCTGCCGTTTGACCGCCGCCTGTATCGCCATGATGTCCGCGGATCGATCGCGCACGCGCGGATGCTCGCGCGGACGGGCCTGTTGCGGCGCGCCGAGGCCGCGAAGATCGTCGCGGGGCTCCGCGCGATCGAACGCGAGATCGATTCCGGCCGCTTCCACTTCGCGCTGGCGGATGAGGACATTCATCTCGCGATCGAGCGCCGCCTGACCGAGCGCATCGGCGCGCCGGCGCGCAAGCTCCATACCGCGCGCTCGCGCAACGACCAGGTCGCGCTCGACTTGAGGCTCTATCTCCGCGACGAACTGGCCGAGATGATCGAGCTTGTCGGTGGACTGCGCCGCACATTGATCGCGCTCGCCCGCCGCCATCTCGGCACCGTGATGCCCGGCTACACCCATCTGCAGCGCGCGCAGCCGGTCACGCTCGCGCATCACCTCGCCGCCTACGTCGAGATGCTTGGGCGCGACCGCGAGCGTTTCGCCCAGGCGCTCGAGCGCACTGCGGTGATGCCGCTTGGGGCGGGTGCGCTCGCCGGCACGACGCTGCCGATCGACCGCCATCTGGCCGCGCGCGAGCTCGGCTTCGAGCGAATCAGCGAGAACAGCCTCGATGCGGTCTCGGACCGCGACTTCGTGGTCGATTTTCTCGCCGCCGCTGCGCTCGCGGCCGTGCATCTGTCGCGGATGGCCGAGGAGATTATCCTCTGGAGCAGCGCCGAGTTCGGCTTCGTTGCCCTGCCCGACGAATTTTCCACCGGCAGCTCGATGATGCCGCACAAGAAGAATCCCGACCTGCTCGAGCTGATCCGCGCAAAGAGCGGCCGCGTGATCGGCGACCTGATGGCGATGCTGACGGTGCTAAAGGGCCTGCCGCTCGCGTATAATTCCGATCTGCAGGAAGACAAGGAGCGCGTCTTTGACGCGCTCGATACGTTGAAGCCGGCGCTGCGGCTGCTCGCGCTGCTGTGGCCGCGGCTGCGCTTCGATGCGGCGGCAATGCATGCGGCAGCTGGCGGCTTTGCGCTCGCGACCGACCTTGCCGAGTACCTGGTGCGCCGTGGCGTGGCTTTCCGCCGCGCGCACGAGATCGTCGGCGCGCTGGTGCGCGAGGCGTCCGCCGCTGGCCACACGCTCGAGGAGTACACGCTCGCGGACTTGCGGCGCCACGCCTCCGCGTTCGGCGCCGACGCTTTGCGCGGCCTGAGCGCTGCGGGCAGCGTTAACGCGCGCAACCTGCCCGGCGGCCCTGCGGCGGCGGCGATGCGCCGATATTTGAGGAGAGTCGAAGACTGA
- the hslV gene encoding ATP-dependent protease subunit HslV produces the protein MRAPEYDTAIHGTTILCVRNAGHVVVAGDGQVSVGQTIMKHGARKVRRLHDDKVLSGFAGSTADALTLFEKFEGKLQAFNGNLRRAAVEMAKDWRTDRVLRRLEAMLIVADRESSLLLSGLGDVIEPDDGILAIGSGGNYALAAARALVRHAPAMSAREIAEGAMRVAAEICVYTNDRFIIEEL, from the coding sequence ATCCGCGCGCCTGAATACGACACCGCCATCCACGGCACGACCATCCTATGCGTGCGCAACGCGGGCCACGTTGTGGTTGCGGGCGACGGCCAGGTCAGCGTCGGCCAGACCATCATGAAGCACGGGGCGCGCAAGGTACGCCGGCTGCACGACGACAAGGTGCTGTCGGGCTTCGCCGGCTCGACCGCCGACGCGCTGACGCTGTTCGAGAAATTCGAGGGCAAGCTTCAGGCGTTCAACGGCAACCTGCGCCGCGCTGCGGTCGAGATGGCCAAGGACTGGCGCACCGACCGCGTGTTGCGGCGGCTGGAGGCGATGCTGATCGTCGCCGACCGCGAAAGCTCGCTTTTGCTCTCGGGGCTGGGCGACGTGATCGAGCCGGACGACGGGATCCTGGCGATCGGATCGGGCGGCAACTATGCGCTCGCGGCGGCGCGCGCGCTGGTGCGCCACGCCCCGGCGATGAGCGCGCGTGAAATTGCCGAGGGCGCGATGCGCGTGGCCGCGGAGATCTGCGTGTACACCAACGATCGGTTTATAATTGAAGAGCTGTAG
- the lysA gene encoding diaminopimelate decarboxylase, translating to MNYFAYKDNRLFAEEVAISDLAARFGTPFYVYSTRTLRRHYRVMDEAFAGTDHLICYAMKALSNLSVLKLFAAMGSGFDIVSVGELMRCIRAGADPGKIVFSGVGKTDEELKAAIEAGILMINVESAPELHRVAAVGARMRRRAPVSLRVNPDLDPGTHPHISTGHRDSKFGIPLAQVHEYYAEARALPDLDLVGLSTHIGSQITDTSPFSEAANKVAAIVKALRESGLALRYLDLGGGLGIPYQEEPPPPAEYAAALLGPLRGLGLKLIIEPGRVMVGNAGALVTRVLYVKETDVKRFIVVDGAMNDLIRPVLYEAYHQILPVERRTGDPIVTADVVGPVCESGDFFARERELSAPRDGDLLAVMSAGAYGFVMASNYNSRPRAPEIMVDGAETYVVRERESFEDLVRGEKLVSLPPGGAA from the coding sequence ATGAATTACTTCGCCTACAAGGATAATCGGCTGTTCGCCGAAGAGGTCGCAATTTCCGATCTCGCGGCGCGCTTCGGCACCCCGTTTTACGTCTACAGCACGCGCACGCTCCGTCGTCACTACCGGGTCATGGACGAGGCCTTTGCCGGCACCGACCACCTGATCTGCTACGCGATGAAAGCGCTCTCCAATCTGAGCGTGCTCAAGCTTTTCGCCGCGATGGGATCGGGCTTCGACATCGTCTCGGTGGGCGAACTGATGCGCTGCATCAGGGCCGGGGCCGATCCGGGCAAGATCGTTTTCTCCGGCGTGGGCAAGACCGACGAAGAACTGAAGGCCGCGATCGAGGCGGGCATCCTGATGATCAACGTCGAGTCCGCTCCCGAACTGCATCGCGTGGCCGCCGTCGGCGCGCGGATGCGCCGGCGCGCGCCGGTCAGCCTGCGGGTCAATCCCGACCTCGATCCGGGAACCCACCCGCACATCTCGACCGGCCATCGCGACAGCAAGTTCGGCATACCGCTCGCCCAGGTGCACGAATACTACGCCGAGGCGCGCGCGCTCCCCGATCTCGACCTGGTCGGGCTCAGTACGCATATCGGCTCGCAGATAACCGACACCTCGCCCTTCAGCGAAGCGGCCAACAAGGTGGCGGCTATCGTCAAGGCGCTCCGCGAAAGCGGCCTGGCGCTGCGCTATCTCGACCTCGGCGGCGGCCTCGGTATTCCCTACCAGGAAGAACCGCCGCCGCCGGCGGAGTACGCGGCCGCGCTGCTGGGGCCGCTGCGCGGACTCGGACTTAAGTTGATCATCGAGCCGGGCCGCGTGATGGTCGGCAACGCCGGCGCGCTGGTGACGCGCGTGCTCTACGTCAAGGAGACCGACGTCAAGCGCTTCATCGTGGTCGACGGCGCGATGAACGATCTCATCCGGCCCGTGCTTTACGAGGCTTACCATCAGATACTTCCGGTTGAGCGGCGGACGGGCGACCCGATCGTTACCGCCGACGTCGTGGGCCCGGTGTGCGAGAGCGGAGATTTCTTCGCCCGCGAGCGCGAGCTCAGCGCGCCGCGCGACGGCGACCTGCTGGCCGTGATGAGCGCGGGCGCGTATGGCTTCGTGATGGCGTCGAACTACAACAGCCGCCCGCGCGCACCCGAGATAATGGTTGACGGCGCCGAGACGTACGTCGTGCGCGAGCGCGAGAGCTTCGAGGATCTGG